From Arachis stenosperma cultivar V10309 chromosome 2, arast.V10309.gnm1.PFL2, whole genome shotgun sequence, one genomic window encodes:
- the LOC130960881 gene encoding uncharacterized protein LOC130960881 isoform X1 codes for MESLESLVVSDCSQLREIVDKGEDVVIDKSGPVKFNFPKLRKIVGKKGEDDVIDKSGPVKFNLPKLTSVKLSELSKFKSFYSSGAYELSCPALNDLSIQRCDLLEPFEEIPSHAKTKNVLFPEKSKTGEVKVKEVINNKLKSMHIESRHVVGSSMDYDYRRDSLEELQLSRLNNSDIIYSFLHCNPNLKSLCLNHCTFEELKPGGTRRPAIGVVPKLKSLTLTNMSYLKKICFEQDEVLQKIESLVINSSSLHTIAPWSVSLAHLTILEVVGCEELKYVMSPSTAKSLGQLKTMKVINCKNLEEIVTEKTQEEDPESLKEEETQEDSESQEEEETQEEDSESLEEEETQEENSKSLEEEKTQGQEEKENVGTELPIIFKQLTTLELVSLERLNSFCSSKNCAFKFPSLENFIVSACPNMKNFSKNKVECGPNLQKIYYVHVNEKKRWCWLEDNIESTIRYIFDNKKFFEGMNELWVSAYDKDLEPIWRNKEGPRKDWFSGLKTLTLYQWDASNTHAIPSNVLCCLKSLQELQVEWCNTIENIFEMDDTKSWELSFQLKKLSLEGLSNLKSVWQHDKGEILLGFQNLQQVTIKRCSKLTSVFPTVLARDLKKLEELHVSNCDELQEIVGKDQVEAVEGSQKFVFPRLTTLRLSELPQLSDFKSGRFSLECPELKQLKLFPKQQQNYPQGGISKVEKLWLINPNHTLAKQFMNKGGFHQYLNELYLRYSGYNDDGENSTSPFEILADHKMLPKLEIIHIYVNKHCKTMNIPKEAGERMLDLKELKLESLNELNSISGLEYLLKLRLLKVSYCPKWTTVLVLHSYSSLKELRIIRCDGLECLLTSSAAKMLIHLEELKVERCVSLKEIVQQESGTEDIIEFKRLHTITLKYLASLKCFYSGNATLQFPSLIRLGILGCSEMKIFSQTEIHVKPPLFQVFYSYFETERLFLDDLNVAVACQFLQEHYLDLGDHPELKDLCLDKVHILGKSYSFDFELKRLVVKGCDEFFTTTILHSHLLPFLSRLLELKVRGCHSVEAIFEVKDTPTDIVFPLEILSLKKLPNLRHVWNKDSEGKLSLPKLEKVIVDECASLKSLFPKSVNIQRLEVKNCEKLVEIVSRDELAKEKKANKLVNIFSNLSCLKLWNLPNLSYIYHGMEVSEISLSNALLPWHMLHSLHKLKELVVGTCGSFETIFDVKDAPTNEEDTNMITVIPLKTLTLEHLPTLTHIWNKDPKRSSLSFPCLEEVVVNGCKSLTSLLPASLPMSNMKKIDVKNCEELVEIVTKDEADNEEINKELIMFPKLTSLTLHNLPNLTYIYAGMQILNLPKLRELDISQCKFATDSTAEVVTPHLQQLSIDKAGVMMLDKELLHLDPQNITYLTLQGFNDIHDSDAASAFNFFPKKLPLPNIQILGVADSAFKEIFPLQKPEIIHSQLLVRALELTNLHKLESIGLEHTWVASSNLTWLEVEGCASLKYLFTSSAAKCLVQLEELHISNCEALESLMVDYQPHDVIIFEKLEKLSLSQIPKLESFYKGKSTLNFPSLKEVEVTECNRLEYMFTFSTAKSLHKLGKMEISKCESLETVVLTTQEANKQHEEDLTFPYLKCLTLSELPKFESFFTENSSTLNFQSLKKVEVTKCNILEYMFTFSIAKSLHKLGNMKISKCESLKTVVLAEADEPHELTFSDLCNLSLSESPKLGSFFTGKSTLKFQGNLYIEISQCKIMETFSHGDVEAPKLQEVIIDGVRCSIDNLNAAVSHQFEKRCTQH; via the exons ATGGAAAGTCTTGAAAGCCTTGTGGTATCAGATTGCTCTCAACTCAGAGAAATAGTGGACAAGGGAGAAGATGTTGTCATCGACAAAAGTGGTCCTGTTAAATTCAACTTCCCTAAATTGAGGAAAATAGTGGGCAAGAAGGGAGAAGATGATGTTATCGACAAAAGTGGTCCTGTTAAATTCAACTTGCCTAAATTGACTAGTGTCAAGCTTTCGGAACTATCAAAATTCAAGAGTTTTTATTCATCGGGAGCTTATGAATTAAGTTGTCCAGCATTGAATGACCTATCTATTCAACGTTGTGACTTGTTGGAACCATTTGAAGAAATCCCATCGCATGCAAAAACAAAGAATGTTCTTTTTCCAGAAAAGTCTAAAACTGGAGAAGTAAAAGTAAAGGAG GTAATCAATAACAAGTTAAAGTCCATGCACATTGAATCACGACATGTAGTGGGGTCATCAATGGACTATGACTACAGAAGGGATAGCTTAGAAGAGCTTCAGTTGTCTCGACTGAACAATTCTGATATTATATATTCTTTCCTTCATTGCAACCCTAACCTCAAGAGCTTATGCTTGAATCATTGTACGTTTGAAGAATTGAAGCCTGGTGGAACAAGAAGGCCCGCTATTGGGGTTGTGCCAAAGTTGAAAAGCTTGACATTAACAAACATGTCTTATCTTAAGAAGATTTGCTTTGAACAAGATGAAGTTCTTCAAAAGATAGAGTCATTGGTTATAAACAGTTCAAGTTTGCACACCATAGCACCTTGGTCTGTGTCTCTCGCTCACTTGACAATTCTAGAAGTGGTTGGCTGTGAGGAATTAAAATATGTGATGTCACCATCAACTGCCAAAAGTTTGGGTCAACTCAAAACCATGAAGGTAATCAATTGTAAAAATCTAGAGGAAATTGTTACAGAGAAAACACAAGAAGAGGACCCTGAATCTCTAAAGGAAGAGGAAACACAAGAGGACTCTGAATctcaagaggaagaagaaacaCAAGAAGAGGACTCTGAATCACTAGAGGAAGAGGAAACACAAGAAGAGAACTCGAAATCTCTAGAGGAAGAGAAAACACAAggacaagaagaaaaagaaaatgtagGCACGGAGCTTCCCATCATTTTCAAACAATTGACAACTCTTGAGCTTGTGTCATTGGAGAGACTTAATAGTTTCTGCAGCTCCAAGAATTGTGCCTTTAAATTCCCATCACTGGAGAATTTTATTGTGAGTGCATGTCccaacatgaaaaatttctctAAAAATAAAGTCGAGTGTGGGCCAAATTTGCAAAAAATATATTATGTGCATGTCAATGAGAAAAAGAGATGGTGCTGGCTCGAAGACAATATAGAATCTACAATAAGATACATATTTGATAATAAG AAATTTTTTGAAGGCATGAATGAGCTATGGGTCTCCGCTTATGATAAAGATCTTGAACCAATCTGGCGAAATAAAGAAGGTCCCCGAAAAGATTGGTTTTCCGGTTTAAAAACTCTGACGCTATATCAGTGGGATGCATCTAATACGCATGCAATTCCGTCAAATGTCCTCTGTTGTTTGAAGAGCTTACAAGAACTTCAAGTGGAGTGGTGCAATacaatagaaaatatttttgagatGGATGACACTAAGAGCTGGGAATTATCATTCCAACTGAAGAAGCTAAGTTTAGAGGGACTATCAAATCTGAAGAGTGTGTGGCAACATGACAAAGGAGAAATCCTTCTAGGCTTTCAAAATCTGCAGCAGGTCACTATCAAACGTTGTAGTAAACTGACAAGTGTGTTTCCTACTGTCTTGGCCAGAGATCTTAAAAAGCTCGAGGAACTCCATGTAAGCAATTGTGATGAGTTGCAAGAAATTGTTGGAAAAGATCAAGTGGAAGCAGTGGAAGGATCACAAAAGTTTGTGTTTCCTCGTTTAACCACACTGAGACTATCAGAGTTGCCACAACTAAGTGACTTTAAGTCTGGAAGATTTAGTCTGGAGTGCCCCGAGTTAAAGCAGCTGAAGCTGTTTCCGAAGCAACAACAAAACTATCCCCAG GGCGGTATTTCCAAGGTGGAGAAGTTGTGGCTCATCAATCCAAATCACACTTTGGCGAAGCAGTTTATGAATAAAGGCGGCTTTCATCAGTATTTAAATGAACTTTACCTTAGGTACTCTGGTTACAATGATGATGGAGAGAACTCTACTTCACCATTTGAGATACTTGCTGATCACAAGATGCTTCCCAAATTAGAGATTATTCATATATATGTGAACAAACATTGCAAAACCATGAATATTCCCAAAGAAGCGGGTGAGAGGATGCTTGACTTGAAAGAATTGAAGTTGGAGTCACTAAATGAGCTGAACTCCATTAGTGGGCTAGAGTACTTGTTAAAGCTGCGGCTATTGAAGGTTTCTTATTGTCCAAAATGGACAACAGTATTAGTATTACATTCATACTCCAGTCTGAAAGAATTGCGTATAATTCGTTGTGATGGATTGGAATGTTTATTGACATCCTCAGCAGCAAAAATGCTAATACACCTTGAGGAGTTGAAAGTTGAACGGTGTGTGTCATTGAAAGAAATAGTGCAACAAGAAAGTGGGACAGAAGACATTATTGAATTTAAGCGCCTACACACCATAACTCTTAAATATTTGGCAAGCTTAAAATGCTTTTATTCAGGGAATGCCACACTGCAGTTTCCCTCTTTGATTCGGCTGGGCATACTAGGCTGCTCCGAGATGAAAATTTTCTCTCAAACAGAAATACATGTGAAACCACCATTATTTCAAGTATTTTACTCCTATTTTGAAACTGAAAGATTGTTCCTCGATGATCTAAACGTAGCTGTTGCATGCCAGTTTCTACAAGAG CATTATCTTGATCTTGGCGATCACCCAGAGCTGAAAGATTTATGCCTTGATAAAGTGCATATCTTAGGAAAGAGTTACTCCTTTGATTTCGAATTGAAACGTCTGGTAGTGAAAGGGTGTGATGAATTCTTTACAACCACAATACTACATTCTCATTTACTTCCCTTCCTCAGTCGATTACTAGAGTTGAAGGTGCGGGGATGCCATTCTGTTGAGGCCATATTTGAAGTCAAAGATACACCAACAGATATTGTTTTTCCTTTAGAGATATTGAGTTTGAAGAAACTTCCAAATCTGAGGCATGTTTGGAACAAGGATTCTGAAGGAAAGCTGAGTCTTCCAAAATTGGAGAAGGTTATTGTTGATGAATGTGCAAGCTTAAAATCCTTGTTCCCAAAATCAGTTAACATACAGAGGTTAGAAGTGAAGAATTGTGAGAAGTTAGTTGAAATTGTCTCCAGAGATGAACTagccaaagaaaaaaaagcaaataaaCTGGTTAATATCTTCTCCAACCTATCTTGTCTGAAGCTGTGGAATTTGCCAAATCTGAGCTACATTTATCATGGAATGGAAGTCTCTGAAATTTCATTATCAAATGCATTACTACCATGGCATATGCTACATTCCCTTCATAAATTGAAAGAGTTAGTGGTTGGGACTTGTGGTTCCTTTGAGACAATATTTGATGTGAAAGATGCTCCAACAAATGAAGAAGATACAAACATGATTACTGTTATTCCTTTGAAGACATTGACTTTGGAACATCTGCCAACTCTAACCCATATTTGGAACAAGGATCCTAAAAGAAGTAGTCTCAGCTTTCCATGTCTGGAGGAAGTGGTTGTGAATGGATGTAAAAGCCTCACAAGCTTGTTGCCAGCATCATTGCCTATGTCTAACATGAAAAAGATAGATGTAAAAAACTGTGAGGAATTGGTTGAAATTGTTACAAAAGATGAAGCAGACAATGAAGAAATAAATAAGGAGCTTATTATGTTCCCTAAGCTAACCTCATTGACTCTGCACAATTTGCCAAATCTTACATACATTTATGCTGGAATGCAAATTCTAAATTTGCCCAAGTTAAGAGAGTTGGATATTTCTCAGTGTAAATTTGCAACAGATTCCACTGCAGAG GTTGTTACCCCTCACTTACAGCAACTGTCAATAGACAAGGCAGGTGTGATGATGCTTGACAAAGAACTGCTTCATTTGGACCCCCAAAACATAACATATCTGACATTGCAAGGCTTTAATGATATTCATGACTCAGATGCCGCATCTGCCTTTAATTTCTTCCCAAAGAAGTTGCCACTTCCCAATATTCAAATTCTTGGGGTGGCCGACAGTGCTTTCAAAGAGATATTCCCCTTACAAAAGCCTGAGATTATTCATTCACAGCTTCTTGTTCGAGCATTGGAGTTGACGAATTTGCACAAGCTTGAATCCATTGGGTTAGAGCACACCTGGGTGGCCTCCTCTAATCTCACATGGCTGGAAGTTGAGGGTTGTGCATCTTTGAAGTATTTGTTCACTTCTTCAGCCGCCAAATGTCTTGTTCAACTTGAAGAGTTGCACATATCCAACTGTGAAGCACTCGAAAGTTTAATGGTGGATTATCAACCACATGATGTCATCATATTCGAAAAGCTTGAGAAACTGTCTCTTAGCCAGATACCAAAACTTGAGAGCTTCTACAAAGGAAAGTCAACTTTGAATTTTCCATCTCTGAAGGAAGTCGAGGTTACTGAATGCAACAGATTGGAGTACATGTTCACATTCTCAACTGCCAAAAGCTTGCATAAATTGGGGAAGATGGAGATTTCCAAATGTGAGTCATTGGAAACAGTAGTTTTGACAACACAAGAGGCAAACAAACAACATGAAGAAGATCTTACATTCCCATACCTCAAATGTCTGACTCTTAGCGAATTACCAAAATTTGAAAGTTTTTTCACGGAAAACTCATCAACTTTGAATTTCCAATCTCTAAAGAAAGTCGAGGTTACTAAATGCAACATATTGGAGTACATGTTCACATTCTCAATTGCCAAAAGCTTGCATAAATTGGGGAATATGAAGATTTCCAAATGTGAGTCATTGAAAACAGTAGTATTAGCAGAGGCAGACGAGCCACATGAGCTCACATTCTCAGACCTCTGTAATCTGTCTCTAAGCGAATCGCCAAAACTTGGAAGCTTTTTCACGGGAAAGTCAACTCTGAAATTCCAAGGAAACTTGTACATTGAGATCAGTCAATGCAAGATCATGGAAACTTTCTCACATGGTGACGTGGAAGCACCTAAATTACAGGAGGTGATAATAGATGGAGTTCGTTGCTCGATAGATAATCTAAATGCTGCAGTCAGTCATCAATTTGAGAAACGATGTACGCAGCATTGA
- the LOC130962536 gene encoding dual specificity protein phosphatase PHS1-like — protein MARQNIAHCRINENFNELHLNGKLKQEIITDHTILSSSDNIDTTKGLHILPTKHGSSTLLNQADSQFPDLFTYKNFYVSRLIMSHPTVSDNEDCNISSIFEEACDFIDYVEQIGQRVLVHCFEGRSRSVFWKFTLLEAWNTLKRVHRRAQPNDGFAKILQELDKKLNGKVSMEWQQRKPTMQVCPSAARMPD, from the exons ATGGCAAGACAGAACATTGCTCATTGTAGAATAAACGAGAACTTTAATGAGCTCCATCTTAATGGAAAACTGAAACAAGAAATTATTACTGATCACACAATATTGTCTTCTAGTGATAATATAGATACTACCAAAGGTCTTCACATATTGCCCACTAAGCATGGAAGCAGTACTTTATTAAATCAG GCCGATTCTCAGTTTCCTGATCTATTTACATATAAAAATTTCTATGTAAGTCGTCTTATCATGTCTCACCCAACG GTGAGTGACAATGAAGATTGTAACATCAGCAGCATATTTGAAGAAGCTTGTGATTTTATAGATTATGTTGAGCAGATTGGTCAGAGAGTTTTAGTTCATTGTTTTGAGGGGAGAAGCAGAAGCGTATTCTG GAAGTTCACTCTACTAGAAGCATGGAACACACTGAAACGAGTACACCGCAGAGCACAGCCGAACGACGGTTTTGCCAAGATCTTACAGGAACTGGATAAAAAGCTGAATGGAAAGGTTTCTATGGAGTGGCAGCAACGAAAACCAACGATGCAAGTTTGCCCATCTGCGGCAAGAATGCCGGATTAA
- the LOC130960881 gene encoding uncharacterized protein LOC130960881 isoform X2: MESLESLVVSDCSQLREIVDKGEDVVIDKSGPVKFNFPKLRKIVGKKGEDDVIDKSGPVKFNLPKLTSVKLSELSKFKSFYSSGAYELSCPALNDLSIQRCDLLEPFEEIPSHAKTKNVLFPEKSKTGEVKVKEVINNKLKSMHIESRHVVGSSMDYDYRRDSLEELQLSRLNNSDIIYSFLHCNPNLKSLCLNHCTFEELKPGGTRRPAIGVVPKLKSLTLTNMSYLKKICFEQDEVLQKIESLVINSSSLHTIAPWSVSLAHLTILEVVGCEELKYVMSPSTAKSLGQLKTMKVINCKNLEEIVTEKTQEEDPESLKEEETQEDSESQEEEETQEEDSESLEEEETQEENSKSLEEEKTQGQEEKENVGTELPIIFKQLTTLELVSLERLNSFCSSKNCAFKFPSLENFIVSACPNMKNFSKNKVECGPNLQKIYYVHVNEKKRWCWLEDNIESTIRYIFDNKKFFEGMNELWVSAYDKDLEPIWRNKEGPRKDWFSGLKTLTLYQWDASNTHAIPSNVLCCLKSLQELQVEWCNTIENIFEMDDTKSWELSFQLKKLSLEGLSNLKSVWQHDKGEILLGFQNLQQVTIKRCSKLTSVFPTVLARDLKKLEELHVSNCDELQEIVGKDQVEAVEGSQKFVFPRLTTLRLSELPQLSDFKSGRFSLECPELKQLKLFPKQQQNYPQGGISKVEKLWLINPNHTLAKQFMNKGGFHQYLNELYLRYSGYNDDGENSTSPFEILADHKMLPKLEIIHIYVNKHCKTMNIPKEAGERMLDLKELKLESLNELNSISGLEYLLKLRLLKVSYCPKWTTVLVLHSYSSLKELRIIRCDGLECLLTSSAAKMLIHLEELKVERCVSLKEIVQQESGTEDIIEFKRLHTITLKYLASLKCFYSGNATLQFPSLIRLGILGCSEMKIFSQTEIHVKPPLFQVFYSYFETERLFLDDLNVAVACQFLQEVVTPHLQQLSIDKAGVMMLDKELLHLDPQNITYLTLQGFNDIHDSDAASAFNFFPKKLPLPNIQILGVADSAFKEIFPLQKPEIIHSQLLVRALELTNLHKLESIGLEHTWVASSNLTWLEVEGCASLKYLFTSSAAKCLVQLEELHISNCEALESLMVDYQPHDVIIFEKLEKLSLSQIPKLESFYKGKSTLNFPSLKEVEVTECNRLEYMFTFSTAKSLHKLGKMEISKCESLETVVLTTQEANKQHEEDLTFPYLKCLTLSELPKFESFFTENSSTLNFQSLKKVEVTKCNILEYMFTFSIAKSLHKLGNMKISKCESLKTVVLAEADEPHELTFSDLCNLSLSESPKLGSFFTGKSTLKFQGNLYIEISQCKIMETFSHGDVEAPKLQEVIIDGVRCSIDNLNAAVSHQFEKRCTQH; the protein is encoded by the exons ATGGAAAGTCTTGAAAGCCTTGTGGTATCAGATTGCTCTCAACTCAGAGAAATAGTGGACAAGGGAGAAGATGTTGTCATCGACAAAAGTGGTCCTGTTAAATTCAACTTCCCTAAATTGAGGAAAATAGTGGGCAAGAAGGGAGAAGATGATGTTATCGACAAAAGTGGTCCTGTTAAATTCAACTTGCCTAAATTGACTAGTGTCAAGCTTTCGGAACTATCAAAATTCAAGAGTTTTTATTCATCGGGAGCTTATGAATTAAGTTGTCCAGCATTGAATGACCTATCTATTCAACGTTGTGACTTGTTGGAACCATTTGAAGAAATCCCATCGCATGCAAAAACAAAGAATGTTCTTTTTCCAGAAAAGTCTAAAACTGGAGAAGTAAAAGTAAAGGAG GTAATCAATAACAAGTTAAAGTCCATGCACATTGAATCACGACATGTAGTGGGGTCATCAATGGACTATGACTACAGAAGGGATAGCTTAGAAGAGCTTCAGTTGTCTCGACTGAACAATTCTGATATTATATATTCTTTCCTTCATTGCAACCCTAACCTCAAGAGCTTATGCTTGAATCATTGTACGTTTGAAGAATTGAAGCCTGGTGGAACAAGAAGGCCCGCTATTGGGGTTGTGCCAAAGTTGAAAAGCTTGACATTAACAAACATGTCTTATCTTAAGAAGATTTGCTTTGAACAAGATGAAGTTCTTCAAAAGATAGAGTCATTGGTTATAAACAGTTCAAGTTTGCACACCATAGCACCTTGGTCTGTGTCTCTCGCTCACTTGACAATTCTAGAAGTGGTTGGCTGTGAGGAATTAAAATATGTGATGTCACCATCAACTGCCAAAAGTTTGGGTCAACTCAAAACCATGAAGGTAATCAATTGTAAAAATCTAGAGGAAATTGTTACAGAGAAAACACAAGAAGAGGACCCTGAATCTCTAAAGGAAGAGGAAACACAAGAGGACTCTGAATctcaagaggaagaagaaacaCAAGAAGAGGACTCTGAATCACTAGAGGAAGAGGAAACACAAGAAGAGAACTCGAAATCTCTAGAGGAAGAGAAAACACAAggacaagaagaaaaagaaaatgtagGCACGGAGCTTCCCATCATTTTCAAACAATTGACAACTCTTGAGCTTGTGTCATTGGAGAGACTTAATAGTTTCTGCAGCTCCAAGAATTGTGCCTTTAAATTCCCATCACTGGAGAATTTTATTGTGAGTGCATGTCccaacatgaaaaatttctctAAAAATAAAGTCGAGTGTGGGCCAAATTTGCAAAAAATATATTATGTGCATGTCAATGAGAAAAAGAGATGGTGCTGGCTCGAAGACAATATAGAATCTACAATAAGATACATATTTGATAATAAG AAATTTTTTGAAGGCATGAATGAGCTATGGGTCTCCGCTTATGATAAAGATCTTGAACCAATCTGGCGAAATAAAGAAGGTCCCCGAAAAGATTGGTTTTCCGGTTTAAAAACTCTGACGCTATATCAGTGGGATGCATCTAATACGCATGCAATTCCGTCAAATGTCCTCTGTTGTTTGAAGAGCTTACAAGAACTTCAAGTGGAGTGGTGCAATacaatagaaaatatttttgagatGGATGACACTAAGAGCTGGGAATTATCATTCCAACTGAAGAAGCTAAGTTTAGAGGGACTATCAAATCTGAAGAGTGTGTGGCAACATGACAAAGGAGAAATCCTTCTAGGCTTTCAAAATCTGCAGCAGGTCACTATCAAACGTTGTAGTAAACTGACAAGTGTGTTTCCTACTGTCTTGGCCAGAGATCTTAAAAAGCTCGAGGAACTCCATGTAAGCAATTGTGATGAGTTGCAAGAAATTGTTGGAAAAGATCAAGTGGAAGCAGTGGAAGGATCACAAAAGTTTGTGTTTCCTCGTTTAACCACACTGAGACTATCAGAGTTGCCACAACTAAGTGACTTTAAGTCTGGAAGATTTAGTCTGGAGTGCCCCGAGTTAAAGCAGCTGAAGCTGTTTCCGAAGCAACAACAAAACTATCCCCAG GGCGGTATTTCCAAGGTGGAGAAGTTGTGGCTCATCAATCCAAATCACACTTTGGCGAAGCAGTTTATGAATAAAGGCGGCTTTCATCAGTATTTAAATGAACTTTACCTTAGGTACTCTGGTTACAATGATGATGGAGAGAACTCTACTTCACCATTTGAGATACTTGCTGATCACAAGATGCTTCCCAAATTAGAGATTATTCATATATATGTGAACAAACATTGCAAAACCATGAATATTCCCAAAGAAGCGGGTGAGAGGATGCTTGACTTGAAAGAATTGAAGTTGGAGTCACTAAATGAGCTGAACTCCATTAGTGGGCTAGAGTACTTGTTAAAGCTGCGGCTATTGAAGGTTTCTTATTGTCCAAAATGGACAACAGTATTAGTATTACATTCATACTCCAGTCTGAAAGAATTGCGTATAATTCGTTGTGATGGATTGGAATGTTTATTGACATCCTCAGCAGCAAAAATGCTAATACACCTTGAGGAGTTGAAAGTTGAACGGTGTGTGTCATTGAAAGAAATAGTGCAACAAGAAAGTGGGACAGAAGACATTATTGAATTTAAGCGCCTACACACCATAACTCTTAAATATTTGGCAAGCTTAAAATGCTTTTATTCAGGGAATGCCACACTGCAGTTTCCCTCTTTGATTCGGCTGGGCATACTAGGCTGCTCCGAGATGAAAATTTTCTCTCAAACAGAAATACATGTGAAACCACCATTATTTCAAGTATTTTACTCCTATTTTGAAACTGAAAGATTGTTCCTCGATGATCTAAACGTAGCTGTTGCATGCCAGTTTCTACAAGAG GTTGTTACCCCTCACTTACAGCAACTGTCAATAGACAAGGCAGGTGTGATGATGCTTGACAAAGAACTGCTTCATTTGGACCCCCAAAACATAACATATCTGACATTGCAAGGCTTTAATGATATTCATGACTCAGATGCCGCATCTGCCTTTAATTTCTTCCCAAAGAAGTTGCCACTTCCCAATATTCAAATTCTTGGGGTGGCCGACAGTGCTTTCAAAGAGATATTCCCCTTACAAAAGCCTGAGATTATTCATTCACAGCTTCTTGTTCGAGCATTGGAGTTGACGAATTTGCACAAGCTTGAATCCATTGGGTTAGAGCACACCTGGGTGGCCTCCTCTAATCTCACATGGCTGGAAGTTGAGGGTTGTGCATCTTTGAAGTATTTGTTCACTTCTTCAGCCGCCAAATGTCTTGTTCAACTTGAAGAGTTGCACATATCCAACTGTGAAGCACTCGAAAGTTTAATGGTGGATTATCAACCACATGATGTCATCATATTCGAAAAGCTTGAGAAACTGTCTCTTAGCCAGATACCAAAACTTGAGAGCTTCTACAAAGGAAAGTCAACTTTGAATTTTCCATCTCTGAAGGAAGTCGAGGTTACTGAATGCAACAGATTGGAGTACATGTTCACATTCTCAACTGCCAAAAGCTTGCATAAATTGGGGAAGATGGAGATTTCCAAATGTGAGTCATTGGAAACAGTAGTTTTGACAACACAAGAGGCAAACAAACAACATGAAGAAGATCTTACATTCCCATACCTCAAATGTCTGACTCTTAGCGAATTACCAAAATTTGAAAGTTTTTTCACGGAAAACTCATCAACTTTGAATTTCCAATCTCTAAAGAAAGTCGAGGTTACTAAATGCAACATATTGGAGTACATGTTCACATTCTCAATTGCCAAAAGCTTGCATAAATTGGGGAATATGAAGATTTCCAAATGTGAGTCATTGAAAACAGTAGTATTAGCAGAGGCAGACGAGCCACATGAGCTCACATTCTCAGACCTCTGTAATCTGTCTCTAAGCGAATCGCCAAAACTTGGAAGCTTTTTCACGGGAAAGTCAACTCTGAAATTCCAAGGAAACTTGTACATTGAGATCAGTCAATGCAAGATCATGGAAACTTTCTCACATGGTGACGTGGAAGCACCTAAATTACAGGAGGTGATAATAGATGGAGTTCGTTGCTCGATAGATAATCTAAATGCTGCAGTCAGTCATCAATTTGAGAAACGATGTACGCAGCATTGA